A window of Ranitomeya variabilis isolate aRanVar5 chromosome 2, aRanVar5.hap1, whole genome shotgun sequence contains these coding sequences:
- the ATXN1L gene encoding ataxin-1-like: protein MKPAHERSQECLPPKKRDLAQSTINIEEQPPKVDNSSTNERSTNETSTWPRGVLVASGQGHGVRYEVAGEGAETVTVDQYGNLYKLAVPPTFSSSGLHPVVNMGTIPPSFNVASPLIQHPGITYPSIHYAPISHTSVQFLGPPYAVPYAVPPGFLQRAVISPPATLAASHVSHYVPYNSVIPEGVTPPPQPPSPQTFSKVTTAQSPSVLMGVVPVDVTKGQVPVFYQHPSQMPAGYPVHEMLLACPPNSASPIDKETMMASTNGSQRGSECTSSRRGSQVAIDQYIHHSEEEMARGQHDNLLDCDTYSGRAPQRTEVTLMTHRSTPDTDLEVQRVVGGMVSQEYCSPSVQRKERMSPLNLSNDMKHDAKRGHSNVTIPSRVDLRGVYGAQHPIKYTEKNALISNGEATQGTHSSSGRLSSAAPHHVSKPQESRSPEVHSRGRDSSTTGAPPPPPHATTLPSHFMKGAIIQLATGELKRVEDLQTQDFVRSAEVSGGLKIDSSTVVDIQESQWPGFVTLHFVVGEQQSKVCLDVPPEHPFFVYGQGWSSCSPSQTALLFALPCHRLQVGDVCISISLQSISKNGASPAGSTHQALPHQIEKAVLQSRECPQTPERDGDRQNQLQKDGLAQISLAQTSCSLPTASSSWSNPGVQRYSGQSSEARPSPSRHSFIPQEVKLSIEGRSNAGK from the coding sequence ATGAAGCCCGCACACGAGCGGAGCCAGGAATGTCTTCCACCAAAGAAACGGGATCTGGCTCAGAGCACTATAAACATAGAGGAGCAGCCACCTAAGGTGGATAACTCCTCCACTAATGAAAGATCTACCAACGAGACCTCCACCTGGCCCCGCGGAGTACTGGTGGCTTCAGGACAAGGACATGGGGTGAGATATGAAGTGGCCGGAGAAGGGGCAGAGACGGTCACAGTGGATCAGTATGGAAATCTGTACAAACTTGCTGTGCCCCCCACCTTCTCGTCATCAGGCCTCCACCCTGTGGTGAACATGGGGACCATCCCTCCTTCCTTTAATGTAGCATCACCATTGATCCAACACCCAGGAATTACATATCCTTCCATCCATTATGCTCCCATCTCTCACACGTCCGTGCAGTTTCTGGGGCCACCTTATGCTGTTCCCTATGCTGTGCCTCCAGGCTTCTTGCAACGCGCTGTGATATCTCCACCCGCCACATTGGCTGCTTCTCACGTATCCCATTATGTGCCATACAACTCTGTCATACCCGAGGGGGTGACGCCTCCTCCACAGCCCCCATCTCCCCAAACTTTCAGTAAAGTGACCACAGCACAATCTCCCTCTGTTCTCATGGGCGTTGTACCAGTGGATGTCACCAAGGGACAAGTCCCTGTATTTTATCAGCACCCTTCTCAGATGCCAGCAGGGTATCCCGTACATGAAATGCTTCTGGCGTGTCCTCCTAATTCGGCCTCCCCTATCGATAAAGAAACTATGATGGCCTCTACCAACGGGTCCCAGAGAGGATCCGAATGTACCTCCTCCAGAAGAGGGAGCCAGGTGGCCATAGACCAGTACATCCACCATTCTGAAGAAGAGATGGCGAGAGGACAACATGACAATCTGTTGGACTGTGATACATACTCAGGCCGCGCACCCCAGAGGACGGAGGTCACTCTCATGACCCATAGGAGCACTCCGGATACAGACCTAGAAGTTCAGAGAGTTGTAGGAGGAATGGTTTCACAGGAGTATTGCTCGCCGTCTGTTCAGAGAAAAGAGCGGATGAGTCCATTAAATCTATCCAACGACATGAAGCACGATGCGAAGAGAGGACATAGCAATGTTACAATTCCATCAAGAGTTGATCTCCGGGGAGTATACGGTGCGCAGCACCCTATTAAATACACAGAGAAAAATGCACTTATTTCAAATGGTGAGGCAACGCAAGGAACGCACAGTTCTTCCGGGAGACTGTCCTCTGCCGCTCCACACCATGTCTCTAAACCCCAAGAGAGCAGATCTCCAGAAGTGCACAGTCGAGGCAGAGACTCTTCCACCACGGGTGCTCCGCCACCCCCTCCTCATGCCACTACCTTACCATCACACTTCATGAAAGGGGCCATCATCCAGCTCGCCACTGGCGAACTGAAAAGGGTAGAAGACCTCCAGACCCAGGATTTCGTGCGAAGCGCAGAAGTCAGCGGCGGCCTTAAAATCGATTCCAGCACAGTGGTGGACATCCAGGAGAGTCAGTGGCCTGGATTTGTGACTCTTCATTTCGTAGTGGGGGAGCAACAAAGCAAAGTGTGTCTTGACGTGCCTCCTGAGCACCCGTTTTTTGTGTACGGACAAGGCTGGTCTTCGTGCAGCCCGTCACAGACTGCGCTGCTTTTTGCACTTCCTTGCCACCGGCTTCAAGTGGGAGACGTGTGTATATCCATAAGTTTGCAGAGCATCTCCAAGAACGGTGCGTCGCCTGCAGGCAGCACGCACCAGGCCTTGCCGCATCAGATTGAAAAAGCAGTGTTACAATCTAGGGAGTGCCCACAGACGCCCGAAAGAGATGGCGATAGGCAAAATCAGCTCCAGAAAGATGGTTTGGCTCAGATTTCCCTGGCCCAGACCTCGTGTTCTCTTCCCACAGCTTCCTCGAGCTGGTCAAACCCAGGAGTCCAAAGATATAGCGGACAGAGTTCAGAAGCCCGACCTTCGCCTTCGCGCCATTCCTTCATTCCACAAGAGGTGAAGCTGTCCATCGAGGGCCGCTCGAACGCAGGGAAATAA